One window of Parambassis ranga chromosome 3, fParRan2.1, whole genome shotgun sequence genomic DNA carries:
- the LOC114433053 gene encoding cadherin-related family member 5-like: protein MELKPKSKPALDVFGCVVCFFFTVCSAQRLCTVPPGPVTVSENNTADVQVVKILSSSDVTLTVTVNPEDLFYLRGELLMVKKGLDYESLSSSALTVWVQCSRAGSTSVNESVEVLVENVNDNPPNFAQTHYVLDVNELTPVNLSVGLIEATDVDSEPLYYRLETAADKYFRLENINSPKILVRSILDYDVVQKISLVLHVQDTFNGSTSDEPFFTSVATITVHVKDVDNRPPWFQPCLRTNLGIAKLCVSSGYRGRVNLTEKEEGPLVLEPGPVFARDGDKNRSEQISYRILRGNEGNIFQIDEETGNITMSKAADIVGPITLTVLASQVTNRDQFAVTQVTIDVMKKSRNPPRFERERYEGFIYSNSVPESMILRDRSTNRPFRVRARDEDFASGVNPDVKYEVQYSSYVNVTTDGFVILKRVVKTESFALQLRAVDATTGEFGTAALSVQVIPAVAIPSPSNIGYRPGDMALLGLVMAALLVLCLIVIGFLISRLWKENASMDKICECLGPCLRSEQHRSGHRDSLQYTNDGFQNEADPSRGGARRWNNVVPRRSTFPQGRVIPLERRSRHCSSCGVYTNHVPKGSPSVRPSRRGRGDGDEYSMRSILAKQRRKEGQKTVWFKESEDSSDIEVEIIPDTVGRVEEETEEELEGEVEMEGVVRDPKAPRREDGEESQSTEPGKEQDPENTGSDKEKENQEQER from the exons ATGGAACTGAAACCAAAGAGCAAACCTGCGCTCGATGTTTTTGGATGTGTCGTCTGCTTCTTCTTTACGGTTTGTTCAGCTCAAAGAC tcTGCACGGTGCCTCCTGGTCCGGTGACGGTCTCAGAAAACAACACGGCTGATGTCCAGGTGGTGAAGATCCTCTCCAGCAGCGATGTGACTCTGACGGTGACAGTGAATCCTGAAGACCTGTTCTACCTGAGAGGAGAGCTGCTGATGGTGAAGAAAGGTCTGGACTACGAG tcgtTGTCCAGCTCAGCTCTGACAGTGTGGGTTCAGTGCAGCAGAGCTGGCTCCACATCA GTGAACGAgtctgtggaggttctggtggAAAATGTGAACGATAACCCTCCGAACTTTGCACAGACCCACTACGTGCTGGACGTGAACGAG CTGACTCCAGTCAACCTCAGCGTCGGCCTGATAGAAGCCACAGACGTGGATTCAGAGCCGCTGTACTACCGCTTAGAGACTGCGGCG GACAAATATTTCCGTCTGGAGAACATAAACAGTCCCAAGATTCTGGTGAGAAGCATCCTGGACTACGACGTCGTGCAGAAGATCTCTCTGGTGCTACACGTGCAG GACACGTTCAACGGCTCCACCTCCGACGAGCCCTTCTTCACCTCCGTGGCCACCATCACCGTGCACGTGAAGGACGTGGACAACCGCCCGCCGTGGTTTCAGCCGTGTCTGAGGACCAACTTAGGAATCGCCAAACTGTGCGTGAGCAGCGGCTACAGAGGAAGAGTCAACCTCACTGAGAAGGAG GAAGGTCCGCTGGTGCTGGAGCCCGGCCCGGTGTTCGCCCGGGACGGGGACAAGAACCGGAGCGAGCAGATCAGCTACAGAATCCTGCGAG GAAATGAAGGAAACATTTTCCAGATCGACGAGGAAACAGGAAACATCACGATGAGTAAAGCTGCGGACATCGTCGGCCCGATAACGCTCACCgtgctg GCGTCACAGGTGACCAACAGAGATCAGTTTGCGGTGACGCAGGTGACCATTGACGTGATGAAGAAGAGCAGGAACCCTCCTCGCTTTGAGAGAGAGCGATACGAAGGATTTATCTACAGCAACTCCGTCCCCGAGAGCATGATCCTCCGAGACCGGAGCACCAACCGACCCTTCAGGGTCCGAGCCCGGGACGAGGACTTCGCCAGT ggcgTGAATCCAGACGTGAAGTATGAGGTTCAGTACAGCAGCTACGTCAACGTGACCACTGATGGTTTCGTCATCCTGAAGAGAGTCGTGAAGACGGAGTCTTTCGCTCTTCAG ctccGAGCGGTCGACGCCACCACCGGCGAGTTTGGAACGGCGGCTCTCTCTGTTCAGGTCATACCTG CTGTGGCCATCCCGTCTCCGTCCAACATCGGCTATCGTCCTGGCGACATGGCGCTCCTCGGCCTGGTCATGGCGGCTCTGCTGGTCCTTTGCCTGATTGTGATTGGCTTCCTGATTTCCCGCTTGTGGAAGGAAAATGCCAGCATGGACAAAATATGTGAG TGCCTGGGCCCCTGTCTGCGGTCGGAGCAGCATCGGAGCGGCCACAGGGACTCTCTGCAGTACACCAATGACGGCTTCCAGAACGAGGCCGACCCGAGCCGCGGGGGCGCCAGGCGCTGGAACAACGTCGTGCCCAGGCGCAGCACCTTCCCCCAGGGCCGGGTCATCCCTCTGGAGAGGCGGAGCCGCCACTGCTCCTCCTGCGGCGTCTACACCAACCACGTCCCCAAGGGGAGCCCCTCAGTGAGACCCTCCAGGAGAGGCAGGGGGGACGGCGACGAGTACAGCATGAGGTCGATCCTCGCCAAGCAGCGGAGGAAGGAGGGCCAGAAGACGGTGTGGTTCAAAGAGAGCGAGGACTCCTCGGACATCGAGGTGGAGATTATCCCCGACACAGTGggccgggtggaggaggagaccgaggaggagctggagggggaggtggagatggagggcGTGGTCAGAGACCCAAAGGCCCCACGGAGGGAGGACGGGGAGGAGAGCCAGAGCACGGAGCCGGGCAAGGAGCAGGACCCTGAGAATACCGGCTCGgacaaagagaaggaaaacCAGGAGCAGGAGCGCTGA
- the LOC114433054 gene encoding cathepsin D, whose amino-acid sequence MRSLFLFVFAALALTNDALVRIPLKKFRSIRRELTDSGRRAEELLADKQSLKYNFGFPSSNGPTPETLKNYLDAQYYGEISLGTPPQTFTVVFDTGSSNLWVPSVHCSLFDIACLLHHKYNSAKSSTYVKNGTAFAIQYGSGSLSGYLSQDTCSIGDLSVENQLFGEAIKQPGVAFIAAKFDGILGMAYPRISVDGVAPVFDNIMSQKKVEKNLFSFYLNRNPDTEPGGELLLGGTDPKYYTGDFHYVNISRQAYWQIHMDGMAVGSQLSLCKGGCEAIVDTGTSLITGPSAEVKALQKAIGALPLIQGEYMVNCDKIPSLPAITFNVGGQSYTLTGEQYVLKESQAGKTICLSGFMGLDIPAPAGPLWILGDVFIGQYYTVFDRESNRVGFAKSK is encoded by the exons CATTCCCTTAAAGAAATTCCGTTCGATCAGACGTGAGTTGACCGACTCGGGGAGAAGAGCTGAGGAGCTTCTGGCCGACAAGCAGTCCCTTAAGTACAACTTTGGCTTCCCCTCCAGTAATGGACCCACTCCAGAAACCCTGAAGAACTACCTTGAC GCTCAGTATTACGGGGAGATCAGCCTGGGCACCCCTCCTCAGACCTTCACCGTGGTCTTTGACACCGGCTCCTCTAACCTGTGGGTGCCCTCTGTTCACTGCTCCTTGTTCGACATCGCGTGCT TGCTCCACCACAAATATAATTCTGCTAAATCTAGCACATACGTGAAGAACGGCACCGCCTTCGCCATCCAGTATGGGAGCGGCAGTCTGTCGGGCTACCTCAGCCAGGACACGTGCTCC ATTGGAGATCTCTCTGTGGAGAATCAGCTTTTTGGGGAGGCCATCAAACAGCCCGGGGTCGCGTTCATTGCAGCAAAGTTTGATGGCATCCTGGGCATGGCGTACCCGCGCATCTCTGTGGACGGAGTGGCTCCGGTGTTCGACAACATCATGAGCCAGAAGAAAGTGGAGAAGAATCTGTTCTCCTTCTACCTGAACAG GAACCCTGACACAGAGCCCGGCGgtgagctgctgctgggaggAACTGACCCCAAATATTACACTGGGGACTTTCACTACGTTAACATCTCCCGCCAGGCCTACTGGCAGATCCACATGGACGG gatGGCCGTGGGCAGTCAGCTGAGTTTGTGTAAGGGCGGCTGCGAGGCCATCGTGGACACCGGGACGTCTCTGATCACCGGCCCCTCCGCTGAGGTCAAGGCCCTGCAGAAGGCCATCGGAGCTCTGCCGCTCATCCAGGGAGAG tacATGGTGAACTGTGATAAAATCCCATCCCTGCCTGCCATTACCTTCAACGTAGGCGGACAGAGCTACACTCTGACCGGAGAACAGTACGTCCTCAAG GAGTCTCAGGCCGGAAAGACCATCTGTCTGAGCGGCTTCATGGGTCTGGACATCCCCGCCCCCGCCGGGCCTCTGTGGATCTTGGGAGACGTCTTTATCGGCCAGTACTACACCGTGTTTGATCGCGAAAGCAACAGGGTGGGCTTCGCTAAATCCAAGTAA